In Ignisphaera sp., a single genomic region encodes these proteins:
- a CDS encoding type II toxin-antitoxin system RelE/ParE family toxin: MGCSLDIKKSARKFLEKAPKDITNRVSERLQQLAEKPICEEKLKPPLEELCKTRVGSYRVAYLLKPCNIVVVAIGERKLL; this comes from the coding sequence TTGGGGTGTAGTCTAGACATCAAGAAAAGTGCTAGAAAATTTCTTGAGAAAGCACCAAAAGATATTACCAATAGAGTTAGCGAGAGGCTTCAGCAACTAGCTGAAAAACCCATATGCGAAGAGAAGTTAAAGCCCCCGCTAGAAGAGCTTTGCAAAACCCGTGTGGGCTCCTACAGAGTAGCATACCTGCTAAAACCATGCAACATAGTTGTCGTGGCCATTGGAGAAAGAAAACTTCTATGA
- a CDS encoding 2TM domain-containing protein, whose translation MGGEVSLREFIKAWKELEVENARRGFITHLVVYIIVNSFLIFANLWISPEVMWFVWPLAGWTIGIALHAYHSRPSEVAKSIERKAMEIEVYARKKKR comes from the coding sequence GTGGGTGGCGAGGTTTCGTTAAGGGAGTTTATCAAGGCTTGGAAAGAGCTCGAGGTTGAGAATGCTAGAAGAGGCTTTATAACACATCTGGTTGTGTATATTATTGTCAACTCCTTTCTGATATTCGCCAACCTTTGGATCTCTCCAGAGGTTATGTGGTTTGTGTGGCCGTTGGCCGGCTGGACCATTGGAATAGCTCTACACGCATACCACTCTAGACCATCTGAAGTCGCCAAATCTATAGAGAGAAAAGCCATGGAAATAGAGGTGTATGCTAGAAAAAAGAAGAGATAG
- a CDS encoding creatininase family protein, whose protein sequence is MGCGVKVWLVPGSRFDELEKGVAIIPVGSVERHGDHLPLGTDALEAMYVAEKVADELCAHLFPPVWYGAAKSLARFSGTIDVGDGPLYAYMCGILRGVASMGYRIIVVVNGHGGNTLALRLAAKKVSFETGTSILVVNWWSDLAQEKRRELFTYPGHAGEDETSAVLHIAPETVDMSSARDHITEPIPSITVYSPKLEEKLYPRAVLGKPTLASAEKGRIWLEEAAKDLATKVREVAKLLELKV, encoded by the coding sequence ATGGGTTGTGGTGTTAAGGTGTGGCTTGTCCCTGGGTCGAGGTTTGATGAGCTGGAGAAGGGTGTGGCTATAATCCCTGTGGGGTCTGTTGAGAGGCACGGTGACCATCTTCCTTTGGGGACAGATGCTTTGGAGGCTATGTATGTTGCTGAGAAGGTGGCTGATGAGCTTTGTGCACATCTCTTCCCACCTGTGTGGTATGGTGCAGCGAAATCGCTTGCGCGGTTTAGTGGAACAATAGATGTTGGCGATGGCCCCCTCTATGCATATATGTGTGGGATTCTGAGGGGTGTGGCGTCCATGGGCTACAGAATTATAGTGGTTGTCAACGGCCACGGCGGCAACACCCTAGCTCTTCGGCTAGCCGCCAAGAAGGTTTCGTTTGAAACTGGCACCTCTATACTGGTTGTGAACTGGTGGAGTGATCTAGCCCAGGAGAAGAGGCGAGAACTCTTCACATACCCCGGGCACGCAGGCGAGGACGAGACCAGCGCCGTACTCCACATAGCCCCAGAAACAGTCGATATGTCAAGCGCTAGAGACCACATCACCGAGCCCATACCCAGCATAACAGTCTACTCACCCAAACTCGAAGAGAAGCTCTATCCAAGAGCAGTCCTAGGCAAACCAACCCTAGCCTCCGCAGAGAAGGGCCGTATATGGCTGGAAGAGGCCGCAAAGGACCTTGCAACAAAGGTTAGAGAAGTGGCAAAGCTCCTAGAACTCAAAGTGTAG
- a CDS encoding N-6 DNA methylase, translating to MSQRISVPQLDIDDIMLCIKNSVLRAATEEDVRVRVSSCIEEKILKPLGLQSVAGKYEYTLVSGARVDALYGHVIVEYKAPGKLSSAHDIQRAKEQVIRYIRDEAGGKSEWSRYLGVIISDRIAFVRYDPRSDAWVLRGPYDIRREVVVKLVEALRGLRRKNLDVNSLVRDFGPQSEIARKAIKLLYNKLKQSKSPRTKTLFEDWMRLFKQATGYKPEELEELPKLASEYGLVESIDYDALIFSIHTYYALIMKLLAAEIAYLYGGGRFYRSYVAELDDAYSRGGVEGVKDVLRDLESGGLFRKLLNIENFLEGDYFSWYLDELDKDLADVIAEIARRLSDYEVATPQLEPEFARDLLKRLYQNLVPSDLRHRLGEFYTPDWLANLLLDEIGLSLDNLLKMGEEDSLKPLRIRVLDPACGSGTFLVLYISRLRRYAEEHYLTDQLLDYVLENVVGYDLNPLAVLTARTNYLLAIADLLSYARGKIEIPVYLADSIMIERSTQLTGDVYILRTVVGEFQIPINVVDKGLLPEILAEISQALRNRYSVEDFKNRIRYKFKDVSERDAEMLGKLFGELLKLEEEGKDDVWISILRNAFAPILKGKFDYVVGNPPWVNWENLPENYREISKDLWVRYGLAEIKGKTGLGKVKRDLAMLFLARCFDLYLKEGGKLGFLMPFTVFKTQAGAGFRDFLVRKTRIHVIHDLVTLYPFEGAVNRTAAIVVEKVCSLSDINNGRCPQMGEVYKSNISEIKHIVWANTSKKPIPTDTPLEEVLKATQRFEAVMAPLITNDPTSPWMQVTPRALEAIRKMVGRSQYYEAHEGVNVALNQVYFVKILEKLHDGKLRITNPPEPGQKKKVKQVEVAVEPDLVYPLIRGRDVKKWYVSFEDRYIIVPHDPKTGKPLRESDFKVKFPQTYDYLNMYKRELEGRSVHKLWGKGNPFYSVYDIGSYTFAPYKVVWKEVSARMQAGGFHVAVVEPVESRYLGKKVVIPDHTVILIPLYDRDEAYYIAGILNSTIATVYGVYMVGGMLENMRIPKFDKCNPNHQKIVELSMRAHELAREIYEKGRRGLEGELRKVEEELDVAVAKLFGMNETELRELKKLLAVLSGEEISEEEEVVMPERPIVNVLNTSLQPDVGSYIEVDVVNPSGEEIVFTYELPWGKGSFSIVEGRYRISTPPLKPGKYKGVLKWVWRGEENSLDIVIDVVESAGPKRRKTLLDIG from the coding sequence GTGTCTCAGCGTATTAGTGTTCCTCAGCTAGATATTGATGATATAATGTTGTGTATTAAGAATTCTGTTCTTAGAGCCGCTACAGAGGAGGATGTTAGGGTAAGGGTTTCGTCGTGTATAGAGGAAAAGATTTTGAAGCCTCTGGGTCTTCAAAGTGTTGCTGGTAAGTATGAGTATACGTTGGTCTCTGGTGCTAGGGTTGATGCCTTATATGGGCATGTAATTGTAGAGTATAAAGCCCCTGGCAAGCTGTCCTCGGCCCACGATATTCAAAGAGCTAAGGAGCAGGTCATAAGATACATAAGGGATGAGGCTGGAGGCAAATCTGAGTGGTCTAGGTATCTAGGTGTAATAATAAGCGATAGAATAGCTTTTGTCAGATATGATCCTAGAAGCGATGCGTGGGTGCTGAGAGGGCCCTACGACATTAGGCGCGAGGTTGTAGTAAAGCTTGTTGAGGCTTTAAGAGGTCTCAGAAGAAAGAATTTGGATGTCAATAGTCTTGTCAGGGACTTCGGGCCCCAGTCTGAAATAGCGAGAAAAGCCATCAAGTTGCTCTACAACAAGCTTAAACAGAGCAAAAGCCCCAGAACAAAAACTCTATTCGAAGACTGGATGAGGCTCTTCAAGCAGGCAACAGGCTATAAACCAGAAGAGCTTGAGGAGTTGCCGAAGCTAGCGAGCGAGTATGGCCTTGTGGAAAGCATAGATTACGATGCACTGATATTCTCTATCCACACGTATTATGCTCTAATAATGAAGCTGTTAGCCGCTGAGATAGCATACTTGTACGGTGGAGGGAGGTTCTACAGATCCTATGTAGCCGAACTCGACGACGCATATTCTAGAGGTGGCGTTGAAGGTGTTAAAGATGTTCTAAGAGATCTTGAGAGTGGGGGTCTATTCAGAAAGCTACTCAACATCGAGAATTTCCTAGAGGGCGACTACTTCTCGTGGTATCTAGACGAACTCGATAAAGACCTAGCAGATGTTATAGCAGAGATAGCTAGAAGACTATCGGACTACGAGGTGGCCACACCCCAGCTAGAGCCCGAGTTTGCCAGGGACTTGCTGAAGAGGCTCTACCAGAACCTTGTTCCAAGCGACTTGAGGCACAGACTCGGAGAGTTCTACACACCAGACTGGCTAGCCAACTTATTACTAGATGAAATTGGTCTGAGCCTAGATAACCTGCTTAAGATGGGTGAGGAAGACTCGCTAAAACCTCTTAGGATAAGGGTTTTGGATCCGGCATGTGGCTCAGGGACATTCCTAGTACTCTACATAAGCAGGCTTAGGAGATATGCCGAGGAGCACTACCTAACAGACCAATTATTAGATTATGTCTTAGAGAATGTTGTGGGATACGATCTTAATCCATTGGCGGTCCTCACAGCTAGAACAAACTATCTGTTGGCTATAGCAGACCTGCTTAGCTATGCCAGAGGGAAAATTGAGATACCTGTGTACCTAGCCGACTCGATAATGATTGAGAGAAGCACGCAGCTGACCGGCGATGTGTACATACTTAGAACAGTTGTTGGAGAGTTTCAGATACCTATAAATGTTGTTGACAAGGGCTTGCTACCCGAGATACTGGCCGAAATATCCCAGGCTCTGAGGAATAGGTATAGCGTTGAGGACTTTAAGAATAGAATTAGGTATAAGTTTAAAGATGTAAGCGAAAGAGATGCTGAAATGCTAGGAAAGTTGTTTGGGGAGTTACTCAAGCTCGAGGAAGAGGGCAAAGACGATGTATGGATCTCAATCCTGAGAAACGCCTTTGCACCAATACTTAAAGGGAAGTTCGACTACGTTGTGGGCAACCCACCATGGGTAAACTGGGAAAACCTACCAGAAAACTATAGGGAGATAAGCAAAGATTTGTGGGTTAGATACGGACTTGCCGAAATCAAAGGTAAGACAGGTTTAGGCAAAGTTAAGAGAGATCTGGCAATGCTCTTCCTAGCGAGATGCTTTGATCTATACCTCAAGGAGGGAGGCAAGCTGGGCTTCTTAATGCCATTCACAGTATTTAAAACTCAGGCAGGTGCAGGCTTCAGAGATTTCCTTGTTAGGAAGACCCGTATACACGTGATCCACGACCTTGTAACACTATATCCGTTTGAGGGGGCAGTAAACAGAACAGCTGCAATAGTTGTCGAGAAGGTGTGTAGCCTATCAGACATTAACAATGGCAGATGTCCGCAGATGGGAGAGGTATACAAGAGCAACATTAGTGAGATTAAACACATAGTATGGGCCAATACATCAAAGAAGCCTATACCAACAGACACGCCTTTAGAGGAAGTGTTAAAGGCAACACAACGGTTTGAAGCCGTAATGGCTCCTCTAATAACAAATGATCCTACCAGTCCTTGGATGCAGGTAACTCCACGAGCACTTGAAGCCATCAGAAAAATGGTTGGTAGAAGCCAGTATTATGAAGCCCACGAAGGAGTAAATGTGGCGCTAAACCAGGTATACTTTGTGAAAATACTTGAAAAACTTCACGATGGAAAACTCAGGATCACAAATCCTCCTGAGCCAGGCCAGAAGAAAAAGGTTAAGCAAGTTGAGGTTGCCGTGGAACCAGATCTAGTATATCCGTTGATAAGAGGAAGAGACGTGAAGAAATGGTATGTAAGCTTCGAGGACAGATACATAATTGTGCCGCATGACCCTAAAACAGGCAAACCTCTTCGTGAGAGTGACTTTAAAGTAAAGTTCCCACAAACTTACGATTACTTAAATATGTATAAGAGGGAGCTGGAAGGTAGATCGGTACATAAACTGTGGGGTAAGGGAAACCCATTTTATTCCGTTTATGATATCGGCTCATATACTTTTGCACCTTATAAAGTTGTCTGGAAGGAGGTATCGGCACGTATGCAAGCTGGTGGATTTCATGTCGCTGTTGTGGAGCCTGTTGAGAGTAGGTATTTAGGTAAAAAAGTTGTCATACCTGATCATACAGTGATACTGATACCACTCTATGATAGAGATGAAGCATACTATATTGCTGGAATACTAAATTCCACAATAGCAACTGTATATGGTGTCTACATGGTAGGAGGTATGCTTGAAAATATGCGCATTCCTAAATTCGATAAGTGTAACCCTAATCATCAGAAAATAGTTGAGCTTTCTATGAGAGCTCACGAGCTTGCTAGAGAGATCTATGAAAAGGGTAGAAGGGGTCTTGAGGGTGAGCTTAGAAAGGTTGAGGAGGAGCTGGATGTTGCTGTTGCTAAACTGTTTGGCATGAACGAGACTGAGCTTAGAGAGCTCAAGAAGTTGCTAGCGGTGCTCTCTGGTGAGGAGATTTCTGAGGAGGAAGAAGTTGTTATGCCGGAGAGACCCATTGTCAATGTTTTGAACACTTCTCTGCAGCCTGATGTGGGATCTTATATCGAGGTCGATGTTGTTAACCCATCGGGTGAGGAGATAGTGTTTACGTATGAGTTGCCTTGGGGTAAGGGTTCTTTCAGTATTGTAGAGGGGAGGTATAGAATTTCAACACCTCCTCTGAAGCCGGGTAAATATAAAGGTGTTCTCAAGTGGGTTTGGCGTGGTGAGGAAAACTCTTTGGATATTGTTATAGATGTTGTAGAGTCTGCAGGTCCTAAGAGGAGGAAGACGCTCTTAGATATTGGGTGA
- the brxL gene encoding BREX system Lon protease-like protein BrxL: MSELFNKVKRCFGDYAVDKRLAYELELAKLPRYVAEFLISEFMYGGGDWESKLRNFVKDHYYEPEEKEVVKHKLVTEGVVRLIDELRVYVDIETETHVGVIQALDIWALVPVDIVNRNRATLTTGMWGLITLKKSDIPIEVFGRPISVVVADFKPFQAPDTDPKILEEARECFTLDEWIDVLINTIGLDPTVYSPRQKLLLLSRLIPLAEGNVNMVEFGPRQTGKMYLYRNVSNYVRIISGGIISPAVLFYNLRTRVPGELAVKDVVVFDEVSKVRFQNPDEMMGKLKDYMESGHYERGDKKVVSDASLVFMGNIAVEMSAEGYVPIEDLTYVLPEPMRDSAFIDRIHGLLPGWELPKISQTKYHLSKGYGIASDYFAEALHSMRKESLVGLVGKHIELSENFKIRDEKSFKKITSALIKLLFPHKSFNKSELKLVADAALEFRQRVRDWLHKIAPGEFPKERLNIRIYS; encoded by the coding sequence GTGAGCGAGTTGTTTAATAAGGTTAAGAGGTGTTTTGGCGATTACGCTGTTGATAAGAGGCTTGCCTATGAGCTTGAGTTAGCCAAGCTTCCTAGGTATGTGGCTGAGTTTCTAATCTCCGAGTTCATGTATGGCGGTGGTGATTGGGAAAGTAAGTTAAGAAATTTTGTTAAAGATCATTATTATGAGCCTGAGGAGAAGGAGGTTGTTAAGCACAAGTTGGTCACGGAAGGTGTTGTTAGGTTAATCGACGAGCTGAGAGTGTATGTTGATATTGAGACAGAGACTCATGTTGGTGTTATTCAGGCGCTTGATATATGGGCTCTGGTGCCTGTAGACATTGTTAATAGGAATAGGGCTACACTAACAACTGGGATGTGGGGGCTGATAACTCTCAAGAAGTCGGATATCCCCATAGAGGTTTTTGGGAGGCCTATTTCAGTGGTTGTAGCAGACTTCAAGCCTTTTCAAGCACCTGATACAGACCCAAAGATTCTTGAGGAGGCTAGAGAGTGTTTCACACTTGATGAGTGGATAGATGTTTTGATAAATACCATTGGTCTAGACCCCACCGTCTATAGCCCTAGGCAAAAGCTTCTCCTACTCTCACGCCTCATACCGCTAGCTGAGGGCAATGTGAATATGGTTGAGTTTGGCCCTAGGCAAACTGGGAAGATGTATCTCTACAGAAATGTGAGCAACTATGTTAGGATAATATCTGGTGGAATCATATCACCAGCTGTTCTATTCTACAACTTAAGAACTAGAGTTCCTGGCGAGCTAGCTGTTAAAGACGTAGTGGTCTTTGACGAGGTTAGCAAGGTTAGGTTTCAGAACCCGGATGAGATGATGGGCAAGCTCAAAGACTATATGGAGAGCGGCCACTATGAGAGAGGCGATAAGAAGGTTGTATCTGATGCGTCGTTGGTCTTCATGGGCAATATAGCTGTTGAAATGAGTGCTGAAGGTTATGTACCAATCGAAGACTTAACCTATGTGCTACCTGAGCCCATGAGAGATTCGGCATTTATAGATAGAATCCATGGTCTGCTACCAGGCTGGGAACTGCCCAAAATCTCTCAAACCAAGTATCATCTATCTAAGGGGTATGGAATAGCCTCAGACTACTTCGCAGAAGCGTTGCATAGCATGAGAAAAGAATCTCTGGTAGGTCTAGTAGGGAAACACATAGAACTCTCAGAAAACTTCAAGATAAGAGACGAGAAGAGCTTTAAGAAAATTACAAGTGCTTTAATCAAGCTACTATTCCCACATAAATCATTTAATAAAAGCGAGCTTAAGCTGGTAGCAGATGCTGCATTAGAGTTCAGGCAGAGAGTTAGAGACTGGCTACACAAGATAGCACCAGGAGAATTCCCCAAGGAGAGACTCAACATAAGAATATATTCATAG
- a CDS encoding EVE domain-containing protein, producing the protein MARYWIVVVSEENWNVVKNVNVYGAPEQGGSRSIDKLVSVGDYLIFYVSKRGSRSLGGKFVGVYRVASTWFREERPLWPDEIRENRVKYPLRVRIEPVKIGVASFDELAPKLSFIKNKSRPNAYLVGTPANLRRPIPEEDAKIIIDSLA; encoded by the coding sequence ATGGCTAGGTACTGGATTGTTGTTGTGTCTGAAGAGAACTGGAATGTTGTCAAGAATGTGAATGTGTATGGGGCTCCGGAGCAGGGGGGATCTAGATCAATCGACAAGCTGGTCTCTGTAGGCGACTACCTGATCTTCTACGTCTCGAAGAGGGGGTCTAGGAGTCTTGGCGGAAAGTTTGTGGGTGTATACAGAGTGGCGTCAACATGGTTTAGAGAGGAGAGGCCTCTGTGGCCAGATGAGATTAGAGAGAACAGAGTTAAGTACCCGCTGAGGGTTAGGATAGAGCCAGTTAAAATCGGTGTGGCAAGCTTCGACGAACTCGCCCCAAAACTCAGCTTCATAAAGAACAAGAGCAGGCCAAACGCATACCTCGTGGGAACCCCAGCCAATCTGAGAAGACCCATACCAGAAGAAGATGCGAAGATAATCATAGACTCTCTGGCTTAG
- a CDS encoding phospholipase D family protein, with amino-acid sequence MLDRSGYERGYERRGLEALYTFTPFKIVYKQHGGGAGEEPSDAYTLVILPPTGFKAFYYKDFGDVCEKNLIDLLKREYPKKNVWGFWFRSTLRKLPISVDNRYNIYEYVDWPAFQFKKEGPYVVVLHSILYQALTEDIYIYIGYHRLRNLLSKHSGLFLLAEYSYESLAHPRFCPRGLVLISHRESCPIKYVCPFAIWGRCSGNLYSIRETYSGLYKVIPQIKVKPLDSETVEGDRKRSRVRLFVIPFGFHPLAYVYFVDELSLLAFYEGVVFQPKKCWIPYHFASFRYTLGIRILNTDAIVLEFETSTLDKIVNDLMEHKWVVYKKVLLSESKLCDDSKCDMKPDYLAPWKRLYSTIQSNNAETFDTLVRDSKSLDEANKQYYRFIVVHTIAHNIISSLWSDLGLDQDYLSYRVLYDGGKWKIYLYETVSGGLGYLKHLAMQKSRLYEIIVKSLYNESLIGSRIVEEYCRGGIDDRDVAELKRFLENVAKYAQGDRELADTANKLGRFISLLYEVYRRHGVTIHPYTIRYILQRKLVPGRLSEAFGNIIERVISMFSAFDGNIGCGFIEDGCSLGPFLEPLSVSYTVVEYLTKQHSRTGEDLSLGTNIRDIILPWLKMARAKLRIITSNTSIDNNIIETLSELCRNGGNIYVILGKNAVDDGVSRTAVNELRNRLGGCIKVRINEDLHAKAIIIDDMVVIEGSSNFAKSGLTFNIENLSKIITDPAKVGEYVRKFDELWNSGKEYVV; translated from the coding sequence ATGCTGGATCGCAGCGGATATGAGAGGGGGTATGAGAGGAGAGGCCTCGAAGCATTGTATACATTTACCCCATTTAAGATAGTTTATAAGCAACATGGTGGAGGGGCTGGTGAAGAGCCTAGCGATGCTTATACATTGGTTATACTACCTCCAACGGGCTTCAAAGCATTTTACTACAAAGATTTTGGGGATGTTTGCGAAAAGAATTTGATTGATCTTCTCAAAAGAGAGTATCCAAAGAAAAATGTATGGGGGTTCTGGTTTCGTAGTACACTGAGAAAGCTTCCCATATCTGTTGACAATAGATATAATATATATGAATATGTGGATTGGCCTGCTTTTCAATTCAAAAAAGAGGGGCCCTATGTTGTGGTTCTACACAGTATTTTGTATCAGGCATTAACAGAGGATATCTATATCTATATCGGGTATCATAGGCTGAGGAACCTTTTAAGTAAGCACAGTGGGCTGTTTCTGCTAGCAGAGTACAGCTACGAGTCATTGGCACACCCACGTTTTTGTCCTCGGGGCCTTGTCTTAATATCGCATAGGGAGTCGTGTCCAATCAAATATGTGTGTCCTTTTGCTATATGGGGAAGGTGCAGTGGGAATTTGTATAGCATTAGAGAGACTTACAGCGGTTTATATAAGGTTATTCCACAAATTAAGGTAAAGCCGCTCGACTCAGAGACTGTGGAAGGTGATAGAAAAAGGTCTAGAGTTAGATTGTTTGTTATACCATTTGGTTTTCACCCCTTAGCATATGTGTATTTTGTTGACGAATTATCTCTGCTAGCTTTTTACGAGGGGGTGGTTTTCCAGCCAAAGAAGTGTTGGATTCCATACCACTTTGCATCCTTTAGATACACACTAGGTATAAGGATTCTAAACACAGATGCTATTGTTCTAGAGTTTGAAACCTCTACACTTGACAAAATTGTAAACGATTTGATGGAGCATAAGTGGGTTGTCTACAAAAAGGTTTTGTTGTCTGAAAGCAAGCTTTGTGATGATTCTAAATGCGATATGAAACCAGACTATTTGGCACCTTGGAAGCGTCTATACAGTACAATACAATCAAACAATGCCGAAACATTTGATACGCTTGTCAGAGACTCGAAGAGTCTTGATGAAGCAAACAAACAGTATTACAGATTTATAGTCGTGCACACAATAGCCCACAACATAATCTCTTCGCTATGGAGTGATCTGGGTCTCGACCAAGATTATCTGTCATATAGGGTTCTGTATGATGGTGGCAAATGGAAGATATATTTGTATGAAACCGTTTCTGGTGGGCTGGGATACCTAAAGCACTTGGCGATGCAAAAATCTAGGCTATACGAAATAATTGTGAAGAGCTTGTACAACGAGTCGTTGATTGGATCTAGAATTGTGGAAGAGTATTGCAGGGGTGGTATAGATGATAGGGATGTAGCCGAGTTGAAGAGGTTTCTAGAAAATGTTGCAAAATATGCACAAGGAGATAGGGAACTAGCTGACACTGCAAATAAGTTGGGCAGATTCATCTCACTACTGTACGAGGTATACCGTAGACATGGGGTTACAATTCACCCATACACAATCAGGTATATTCTACAGAGGAAGTTGGTGCCAGGCAGGCTCAGCGAAGCCTTTGGCAATATTATAGAGAGGGTAATATCGATGTTCTCAGCATTTGACGGGAATATTGGCTGTGGGTTTATCGAGGATGGGTGCTCTCTAGGGCCATTTCTAGAGCCTCTTTCTGTTAGCTATACTGTTGTGGAGTACCTGACTAAGCAGCATAGCAGAACTGGGGAGGACTTGAGTCTAGGCACAAACATCAGAGACATTATATTGCCGTGGCTGAAAATGGCTAGGGCAAAGCTTAGGATAATAACATCAAATACATCGATAGACAACAATATAATCGAGACTCTTTCAGAACTCTGCAGAAATGGGGGCAACATCTATGTGATATTGGGTAAAAACGCTGTTGATGATGGGGTTTCGAGAACAGCTGTAAATGAGTTAAGAAACAGGTTGGGAGGCTGTATCAAGGTGAGGATAAATGAGGACCTCCATGCAAAGGCGATAATAATAGATGATATGGTTGTTATCGAGGGCTCGTCCAATTTCGCAAAATCTGGACTGACATTCAACATAGAGAATCTGAGTAAAATCATTACAGACCCTGCCAAGGTTGGTGAATATGTTAGGAAATTCGATGAGCTGTGGAATAGTGGCAAAGAATATGTGGTGTAG